Within Paracholeplasma morum, the genomic segment TACTTTAGTAATGTGGTTCTTAACCATCCTATATGTCGGAGTGATTACTGGCTATTGGTATTCTATTGGAACGATTCTATCTATATCGTTATTAGTCTTCTTATATACATTTGTGTCATCCAGCTTTATGATATTCATCGTGTCTATGTTAAAGACAGTGAATGCATTTAGTACCGTTGCAGGTGTGCTTGGAACGGTTGTCGGATTCATATGCGGTATTTACATGCCACTTGAAGTATTAGGAAAAGGTGTAGCGAAGTTCTCTTCACTCGTGCCTTTCACACATATGACTATTTGGTTAAAACAGATTATTTTGAGCGAACCTTATGGTGAACTTAATCCATTGCTCGTTAAAGAACTAGAAGTCTTCTATGGCACTTTAGAAATTGGTGTACTTGGTTATGAAGTTAACCCGATTTGGATTGCCATTGGCATTACAGTTTTCTCTATTGGCTTATTAGCGATTTCATATCGTAACATGAGTAAAAAACTTGTTAAATAGAACCGGTCAAACGGTTCTTTCTTTTTTGGTCGTATGATTGCAATTCAGTTGGGCTTCACCTTCGAATTTGATACAATTAATAAGAATAATTAAAGAATACACTTTCATTCAAACACGTAAAAGGGTCAAATATTTTGAATGAGATCTTTATACCACTTTCTACGATGGTGTTCTTTCCAGCATTCTTAATAATAAACTTACTAATAATCCCATTTCATGCGATTAGAGTCTTTAATCGTAAGTAGGGTTTGTGTTATAATACAGTTAATGATTAATAAGAAAAACGTGGGGTTTGCCACCGGGTAAACTTCAGGTGATAACCATATTCCGTTAGGTCTAAGAAGGAATATGATTATCACCTTTTTTAGGATTGGAGCGGTAAAATGATAAAACAAGTTTTAAAATATACCAGTTTGAGTGTTATTGGGATGTTATCGATCTCTGTTTATATATTGGTAGATACCTTATTTGTCTCAAATGTTATTGGCCCATTAGGCCTAGCGTCACTCAATTTAGCGATTGTTGTTTTCAGTTTGATTACTGGGATTGGTCTAATGATAGGAATTGGTGGGGCTACCCTATTCATTCAAAAGAAGGACAATAAGTTTTTCATGCTATCACTTATCTTAGGGATCCTATTTGGTCTAGTATTTCTTGTGATTGGAGTATTCTTTCCTGATCTGGTTGTAAGACTACTACAAGCAGATAATGAAACGTATCAGTTCACCTATGATTATGTTAGAACAATTATGATTTTTACACCAGTATTTATGACAAATAATGTCTTAATATCATTTGTAAGGCACGACAAGAATCCTAGACTTGCGATGACAGCGATGGTAGTTAGTAGCGCGGCAAACATTTTTCTAGATTATCTGTTTATGGTGCCACTTGGAATGGGAATGTTTGGAGCAAGTTTTGCAACCTCGCTGTCATCACTATCCTCAATTGGACTATTGATGACACATTTCTATAAAAATAAATCAAGAACCCTTAGTCTAGTCAAAGCCAAAATAGTGGTTAAAGATTTCTTAATGATTCTTAAAAATGGTATTGCCTCATTTGTTAATGAGTTTTCTCAATCCATAACGCTATATTTATTTAATATAGTGATTCTTTCCATCCACGGTAATTTAGGCCTTAGTGCTTATGGTATTATTGCCAATATCTCATTAATTGTGTTTGCGGTTATGACAGGCATAGGACAGGGATTACAACCAATCATTGGCAGGTACTATCGCAAAAACGATCATGTTAATCTATATAAGACGATTAGAGCTGGCTTATGGATGGCATTTGGATTTAGTCTAATCATGTATTTATCCCTAAGTTTATCTAGCGAATCTGTTATTAGGTTGTTTGTAAACGATGATGTTGTCATCGGCCTTTCTAAAAACGCATTGAGAATCTACTTTATAGGGTTTTTATTTGCTTCTGTGAATGTGATTGTTGGATTGTCTTTAAATGTCTTAAATGACGCAAAAAAAGCCTTCTCGATATCTATTCTAAGAGGCTTTCTGTTAAGTATTCCGTTTTTATTGATCTTCAGTAAGTTTTTTGGATTTGAGGGCGTATTTCTCTCTTTCGTTATTACTGAATTAGTCGTTTCAGTGATTTCTTTAGTTGCAATTAAGTTGAAAGAAAGACAAATCACTCAGTAGTATTAAACTCAAATTGGATGAACGCATTATAGCGTTCATCTTTTTTTAACAGTGGAAGTGGGGTTTTTAGATTATGAATCCCATTTGGTGCGTATTGAAACTCTAATGCGACACCGGCAAATAACCCATTTTCTGGGTAGTTTGGTAGTAGTTTGGATGGAAGGTTATGTGTATACAACACCATTGAAATTAAGCATTCAGATACTAAAGGCATATATTTAGATGGTGTCCGTATAGTAGGCAGTGTAATTCCCCACAAAGATGATAAGAACCCTGTTAGGGTACAAGTTTTCATCTAATTCTCCTGTGAAGAAGGCTAACTTAGCCTTTTTCTTTTGTTGATGATATAATTATTAAGAAATGAGGTCACTATGAAAACAGAAAAAGAACGAATGTTAGAAGGTAAACTCTATAAATCATCAGATCCGGAACTAGTAAAAATCAGTCGTAAATCTCGACAATTACTAGATGACTTTAATGCGACTTCACACACTGATTTTGACGCTAGATCTTCAATTATTAAAGATGTATTTGGGTCTGTTGGGAAGAACCCTACAGTCAATAAACCCTTTTACTGTGATTATGGGATTAATATCCAT encodes:
- a CDS encoding ABC transporter permease, with protein sequence MYDLQGLILRNIKTFIRDKTAVFFSFLSVIILLALYFLFIGKQYTSGAEFDAMDGNLKTFLSTGVIMGGVLVVNSISLSLGVMGNMITDIEQRKLEGFLVTPIKRYKIVLSYFISSILVTFVLTLVMWFLTILYVGVITGYWYSIGTILSISLLVFLYTFVSSSFMIFIVSMLKTVNAFSTVAGVLGTVVGFICGIYMPLEVLGKGVAKFSSLVPFTHMTIWLKQIILSEPYGELNPLLVKELEVFYGTLEIGVLGYEVNPIWIAIGITVFSIGLLAISYRNMSKKLVK
- a CDS encoding MATE family efflux transporter, giving the protein MIKQVLKYTSLSVIGMLSISVYILVDTLFVSNVIGPLGLASLNLAIVVFSLITGIGLMIGIGGATLFIQKKDNKFFMLSLILGILFGLVFLVIGVFFPDLVVRLLQADNETYQFTYDYVRTIMIFTPVFMTNNVLISFVRHDKNPRLAMTAMVVSSAANIFLDYLFMVPLGMGMFGASFATSLSSLSSIGLLMTHFYKNKSRTLSLVKAKIVVKDFLMILKNGIASFVNEFSQSITLYLFNIVILSIHGNLGLSAYGIIANISLIVFAVMTGIGQGLQPIIGRYYRKNDHVNLYKTIRAGLWMAFGFSLIMYLSLSLSSESVIRLFVNDDVVIGLSKNALRIYFIGFLFASVNVIVGLSLNVLNDAKKAFSISILRGFLLSIPFLLIFSKFFGFEGVFLSFVITELVVSVISLVAIKLKERQITQ